One region of Candidatus Bathyarchaeia archaeon genomic DNA includes:
- a CDS encoding MFS transporter, whose translation MNNGNNSHKWIVLSITSIGSFMTPLDGSVVSVSLPSITSGLKMDYAMAIWVPTAYLTSLTALLLSIGRLSDVIGRKLIFISGFAIFITSSFLCGISQDGLQLIAFRAIQGGGAAFIGSTSAAIVTDVFPSRERGKALGINTMSVYVGLSVGPSLGGFLTYEFGWRSIFCINVPIGLLVISLALMKLQESTTASQKRFDLLGASSFTLGLVALLLALTLSGSFGWGAFPIIGLLIVGGVFLTLFVLVEIRKGAEAMLDVSLFSRNRLFSAANISALLNYTSCFGVSFFTSFYLQRVLNYSPLQAGIILLTMPATMAVLAPISGWLSDRIGSRMLSSLGMAIICVGLLLASTLGLQSSSTDIAIRLLIIGLGMGLFSSPNTSAVMGSVDKSRLGVASGTLAMMRFLGQSLSLVIMGAIFATVAPSKMLSDLFVGIDPKLEVAAEVFVEAMRKTFAAAAPISAVGVLTSLVRGKGK comes from the coding sequence GTGAATAACGGCAATAACTCCCACAAGTGGATAGTTTTATCAATAACATCAATAGGCTCCTTTATGACCCCTCTTGACGGTTCTGTAGTGAGCGTTTCTCTTCCTTCAATAACTTCAGGTCTGAAAATGGATTATGCAATGGCTATATGGGTTCCAACGGCTTACTTGACCTCCCTTACAGCTCTTCTGTTGAGTATAGGGAGACTATCAGATGTGATAGGGAGGAAACTGATTTTCATCTCAGGTTTTGCGATATTTATCACGTCATCTTTCCTTTGTGGTATATCACAGGACGGCTTACAGCTAATAGCTTTTAGAGCTATTCAGGGCGGTGGGGCTGCCTTCATAGGGTCAACCTCGGCCGCTATAGTCACAGACGTATTCCCAAGTAGAGAAAGAGGCAAGGCTCTTGGGATAAATACTATGTCAGTCTATGTGGGGCTCTCGGTGGGCCCGAGCTTAGGCGGCTTCCTTACATATGAGTTTGGTTGGCGGTCGATTTTCTGTATAAATGTCCCGATAGGTTTGCTCGTAATATCGTTGGCACTTATGAAATTACAGGAATCAACGACAGCAAGCCAAAAGCGTTTTGATCTACTAGGCGCTTCGTCTTTTACTCTAGGCCTAGTCGCCCTGCTTCTAGCTTTAACGTTGAGTGGAAGTTTTGGGTGGGGCGCCTTCCCAATAATTGGTCTCTTAATTGTAGGTGGGGTCTTCCTAACTCTGTTTGTGCTTGTTGAAATTAGGAAAGGCGCCGAAGCTATGCTGGATGTTTCGCTATTCTCTCGCAACAGGCTCTTTTCAGCTGCTAATATCTCAGCATTACTGAACTATACCTCATGTTTTGGTGTCAGCTTTTTCACATCCTTCTACCTTCAGAGAGTTCTAAACTACTCTCCGTTGCAGGCTGGAATTATACTCCTCACAATGCCTGCGACCATGGCAGTCTTAGCTCCTATTAGCGGGTGGCTTTCTGACAGGATTGGTTCGCGTATGTTGAGCTCCCTCGGTATGGCTATAATATGTGTCGGTCTTCTGTTGGCAAGCACACTGGGTCTGCAGTCATCATCAACAGACATAGCCATTAGACTCCTTATCATAGGATTGGGGATGGGACTCTTTTCCTCTCCTAATACCAGCGCCGTGATGGGATCCGTTGATAAGAGCAGGCTTGGTGTGGCGTCTGGGACGCTGGCGATGATGAGGTTTCTGGGTCAGTCACTGAGTCTAGTCATTATGGGTGCAATCTTTGCTACTGTTGCTCCTAGTAAGATGCTCTCCGATCTTTTCGTAGGTATCGACCCTAAGTTAGAGGTGGCTGCTGAGGTATTTGTCGAAGCTATGAGGAAGACTTTTGCTGCCGCAGCGCCTATCTCGGCGGTAGGGGTTTTAACCTCTCTAGTTCGAGGTAAGGGCAAGTGA
- a CDS encoding SLC13 family permease: protein MSQDILRTPLTSNVMPKEVFHTASLVFFIVYALIIFRNLKRTNLPVWVIMFAGAVSLLFLNGIALRDAYSAVNIDVIFFLIGMFSIVSALEASGLLKYLTLRILSFADSPDRVLFFTIIVLGTMSAFLMNDTIAIAATPIIISIAREVKIKPTPFLITLAFAVSIGSTMTPMGNPQNLLIALDSGIEAPLLTFLKFLGPPTVINCFVTYYLLKFYYRKDLARGAQPHNLAWEDAVTDMHLAKISGIIAVLTIAGFFALNILKVVGYETELNFGTVALLGAAALFSVSSRRREIIRGVNWSIIIFFISMFIVMQAVWNNGLIKLFTLLLPPITHTDSSLTILNIVVASVVLSQFMSNVPFVAVYTHVMKSVGFNSLDVEAWMALAGGSTLAGNLTILGAASTIIILEASEEEDYTFSFSEYFKIGSLVTAANVAILVLWLFFV, encoded by the coding sequence GTGTCCCAAGATATTCTTCGTACCCCTCTCACTTCGAACGTTATGCCAAAGGAGGTATTTCACACTGCTTCACTAGTGTTCTTCATCGTATATGCACTTATTATATTCAGAAACCTGAAGAGGACCAACCTGCCAGTATGGGTCATAATGTTTGCTGGTGCAGTCTCTTTACTCTTCCTTAACGGCATAGCGCTTAGAGACGCCTATTCCGCTGTTAACATCGACGTAATCTTCTTCCTCATAGGCATGTTCTCAATCGTATCGGCTCTGGAGGCTTCAGGGCTTCTCAAGTATTTAACTCTACGGATCTTATCTTTCGCGGACTCCCCTGATAGAGTCCTCTTTTTCACCATTATAGTCTTAGGAACAATGTCAGCATTCCTAATGAACGATACAATCGCAATAGCTGCGACGCCCATAATCATAAGCATAGCCAGAGAGGTGAAGATCAAACCAACACCTTTCCTCATCACCCTCGCATTTGCGGTGAGCATAGGAAGCACCATGACGCCCATGGGCAACCCCCAGAACCTCCTTATAGCCCTCGACAGTGGCATCGAAGCCCCACTCTTAACCTTCCTCAAATTTTTAGGCCCCCCCACCGTAATCAACTGTTTTGTAACCTACTACCTTCTAAAATTCTATTACAGAAAAGATCTGGCGCGTGGGGCACAGCCACATAACTTAGCGTGGGAAGACGCCGTAACCGATATGCACCTTGCTAAGATAAGCGGTATTATAGCAGTGTTAACAATAGCTGGATTCTTTGCCTTGAATATTTTGAAAGTAGTGGGCTATGAAACTGAGCTTAACTTCGGGACTGTAGCGTTGTTGGGGGCGGCAGCCTTATTCTCAGTTAGCTCTAGGAGGAGGGAGATAATAAGAGGCGTGAACTGGAGCATAATCATATTCTTCATATCGATGTTCATTGTTATGCAGGCAGTTTGGAATAATGGTTTGATAAAGCTATTCACATTACTTCTCCCTCCTATTACGCATACAGACTCTTCCCTAACCATCCTAAACATAGTCGTGGCTAGTGTGGTTTTAAGCCAGTTCATGAGCAACGTCCCTTTCGTTGCGGTGTATACCCATGTCATGAAGAGCGTGGGTTTCAATTCGCTGGACGTGGAGGCGTGGATGGCGTTAGCGGGAGGGTCGACACTTGCTGGAAATCTTACAATTCTTGGAGCAGCCAGCACGATTATTATACTTGAAGCCTCCGAAGAGGAAGATTACACATTCAGTTTCAGCGAATATTTCAAGATAGGCTCCTTGGTAACCGCAGCCAATGTGGCAATTCTAGTTTTATGGCTATTTTTCGTTTAA
- the lysS gene encoding lysine--tRNA ligase, producing MSQPSHWITKIVDDLEQRGDLVTVFSTAKTPSGPIHVGVGRELIYCSAFEKLLRKRGHDTRFLFFVDDFDPLKSFPTGTPTNFTKETAYLGVPLYKVPCPYGDCRSWGEHYARELFDTFPDFGLYPEIIFSHELYQTSQMKSLIRLSLKRVEEIRRIFDEVVSPTLSGEQLQVFKRDLLTWYPCLALCRNCGRLKTGVVTSYDANSDSLTYLCSACGEKGEVPVESWPIKLRWRVDWPAKWALFKVSCEPAGKDHCVKGGAYDTGVEICNRIFNCKGPYRIPYEWILLGDRAMKTHKGIS from the coding sequence TTGAGTCAGCCGTCACATTGGATAACCAAGATTGTGGACGATCTGGAACAGCGCGGCGACTTGGTAACAGTCTTCAGCACCGCTAAGACTCCAAGCGGCCCAATTCATGTTGGAGTTGGAAGGGAGCTGATCTACTGTAGCGCCTTCGAGAAGCTTCTAAGGAAACGAGGTCATGACACACGTTTCCTCTTCTTCGTAGACGACTTCGACCCCCTCAAAAGTTTCCCCACCGGCACTCCGACAAATTTCACAAAGGAAACAGCATATCTGGGGGTGCCACTCTATAAGGTGCCCTGCCCATATGGGGATTGTAGAAGTTGGGGGGAACACTACGCTAGGGAGTTATTCGATACCTTCCCCGACTTCGGCCTCTACCCTGAGATAATATTTTCACATGAACTCTACCAAACCTCTCAGATGAAGAGTCTCATAAGGCTCTCCCTAAAAAGGGTTGAGGAGATACGGCGGATTTTTGACGAAGTTGTAAGCCCAACCCTCTCAGGGGAGCAACTCCAGGTCTTCAAACGCGACCTCCTAACATGGTATCCATGCCTCGCCCTATGCAGAAACTGTGGAAGACTGAAGACTGGAGTGGTTACAAGTTACGATGCCAACAGTGACAGCCTCACCTACCTCTGCAGCGCTTGCGGGGAGAAAGGTGAAGTTCCAGTGGAAAGTTGGCCTATCAAATTGAGATGGAGAGTTGATTGGCCGGCAAAGTGGGCACTATTCAAAGTCAGCTGCGAGCCGGCTGGAAAAGATCACTGCGTCAAGGGTGGGGCTTACGATACAGGTGTGGAGATATGCAACAGAATCTTCAACTGCAAAGGACCATACCGCATACCTTACGAATGGATTCTCCTCGGGGATCGAGCTATGAAGACGCATAAGGGCATCTCT
- a CDS encoding sodium-translocating pyrophosphatase, with translation MVPLVAAVLAVAAASILGLWVLRQNPGNPKMVEISEAVRLGGATFLKKEFSYIFPIAIAIALVIWVSLPLVGGATGLAGEMTGLSWADSWKISVGFLIGSGLAALAGYFGMAVTTRSASRAAEAAKGGIGPCLVVSFRAGSVMGLCVVGLGLLGVAGLYLALGAKPSAVPLIVGLGFGASLVSMFIRVGGGIFTKAADLGADLVGKVEVGIPEDDPRNPAVIADNVGDNVGDCAGMGSDVYESYIVIMIATMLLGYFGFWQLDSWSNAITFPMLLGAAGIFGSMLGVTVVHEGWKGEPMRALDLSFYMATVTSAVLCFLLAGWMFGFGTPLAIGLFVCSLIGLVVVILLEKVADRYTSYKYAPVRSIADASLAGPPTTFLAGLSVGLKSTFPSMLILVVAIIVSYTVGYLSAPWGVDASIMGIYAVAITTTGMLSLSGIVMSIDSFGPVSDNANGIVEMTGMGEVREVTDKLDAIGNTTKATTKGFAIGSAALSALALFQAFRIDAVRGMTELGRDVPAFTLVDPLVILGLLVGGLLPFYFSSFLILAVGKTGMRIVDEVRRQFREITGIMDGRAKPDYERCVSIATKGAISELAAPALIAVATPIVLGVLFGVRAVGGLLVGVVVSGVFLAFMMTNGGGALDNAKKYIELGNLGGKGSEAHKAAVMGDTVGDPLKDTAGPAINPLIKVVQTVSIIFLPLFLVAELTALLV, from the coding sequence ATGGTACCCTTGGTTGCAGCTGTCTTGGCTGTTGCGGCTGCCAGCATATTGGGGTTGTGGGTGCTCAGGCAGAACCCAGGGAATCCCAAGATGGTGGAGATCTCAGAGGCAGTTCGTTTAGGCGGAGCTACTTTCCTAAAGAAGGAGTTCAGTTACATCTTCCCCATAGCAATCGCCATCGCCTTAGTTATATGGGTCTCATTGCCGCTCGTAGGCGGTGCCACAGGCCTAGCAGGTGAGATGACTGGCCTATCTTGGGCAGACAGCTGGAAGATTTCCGTTGGCTTCCTCATCGGCTCAGGCTTGGCCGCGCTGGCAGGCTATTTTGGTATGGCGGTGACAACGCGGTCTGCAAGCCGTGCGGCTGAGGCTGCCAAGGGCGGTATCGGCCCCTGCCTGGTGGTCTCCTTTAGGGCGGGCTCGGTTATGGGTCTCTGCGTCGTTGGGCTTGGTCTACTAGGGGTCGCGGGGCTCTATCTGGCTTTGGGCGCTAAGCCCTCCGCGGTGCCGCTCATAGTGGGTTTAGGATTCGGAGCAAGTCTCGTCTCGATGTTCATTAGGGTCGGCGGAGGCATATTCACGAAGGCAGCTGACTTGGGCGCCGACTTGGTGGGGAAGGTTGAAGTTGGAATTCCGGAGGATGACCCACGCAATCCTGCTGTAATAGCTGATAATGTAGGTGACAATGTGGGAGACTGCGCGGGGATGGGTTCAGATGTCTATGAGTCCTATATAGTAATCATGATCGCTACCATGCTGCTCGGTTACTTTGGCTTCTGGCAGCTGGATTCATGGTCGAATGCTATAACATTCCCGATGCTGCTGGGGGCGGCAGGAATCTTCGGCTCGATGCTTGGGGTAACGGTGGTGCATGAAGGGTGGAAGGGGGAACCTATGCGGGCTTTAGACCTCTCATTTTACATGGCAACAGTGACTAGTGCGGTTTTATGCTTCCTCCTCGCCGGCTGGATGTTCGGCTTCGGAACCCCGCTAGCCATCGGGCTGTTCGTCTGTAGTCTGATAGGGCTGGTGGTAGTGATCCTCTTGGAGAAAGTCGCCGACCGGTACACATCCTATAAATACGCACCCGTTCGCTCAATCGCAGATGCCTCCCTAGCTGGGCCGCCTACAACCTTCTTAGCAGGGCTCTCAGTAGGATTGAAGAGTACATTCCCCAGCATGCTCATTCTTGTTGTAGCAATTATAGTATCCTATACGGTAGGCTATCTCTCGGCACCTTGGGGTGTGGATGCCTCAATTATGGGAATTTATGCTGTGGCGATCACTACGACTGGCATGCTCTCACTCTCAGGGATAGTTATGTCGATTGACTCTTTCGGGCCTGTCTCGGATAATGCAAACGGCATAGTTGAGATGACTGGGATGGGTGAGGTTCGCGAAGTCACAGATAAGCTGGATGCGATAGGTAATACCACTAAAGCCACGACTAAGGGCTTCGCCATAGGCAGCGCAGCTCTCTCGGCACTAGCACTGTTCCAAGCTTTCCGCATAGATGCGGTGCGGGGGATGACTGAACTGGGGCGCGATGTTCCAGCCTTCACGCTGGTGGATCCACTTGTCATCTTAGGGCTTCTAGTGGGTGGGCTCCTCCCGTTCTACTTCAGCTCATTCCTGATCCTTGCAGTGGGCAAGACAGGTATGCGAATAGTAGATGAGGTCAGGAGGCAATTCAGGGAGATTACCGGCATCATGGATGGGCGAGCCAAGCCTGACTATGAGAGGTGCGTCAGCATCGCTACTAAAGGTGCCATAAGTGAGCTTGCAGCTCCAGCCTTGATCGCCGTGGCAACACCGATCGTCTTGGGGGTCCTCTTCGGGGTGAGAGCGGTGGGAGGGTTGCTTGTGGGGGTAGTTGTTTCAGGTGTATTTCTAGCTTTCATGATGACTAATGGCGGCGGAGCTTTAGACAACGCAAAGAAATACATCGAACTTGGGAATTTAGGAGGGAAAGGCTCTGAGGCGCATAAGGCGGCTGTTATGGGTGATACTGTAGGAGACCCACTCAAGGATACAGCTGGGCCTGCGATAAACCCGTTGATCAAGGTGGTGCAGACGGTTTCCATAATCTTCCTGCCTCTCTTCCTCGTAGCCGAGTTGACAGCGTTGCTCGTCTAA
- a CDS encoding Lrp/AsnC family transcriptional regulator, translated as MDDLDLKILYALRFNARKPFLELAKDLGVADATIHARVKKMINEGIIKGFETVIDEEKMGYGVTAFIEIRVKPGAADEVVAKLSKTEGVLEAHEIYGHCDILLKVRTKGLADLRDKLVKEIRELSDVVSSEAYTVLKVAKEERSLPVFAHQ; from the coding sequence GTGGACGATCTAGACCTGAAAATACTCTACGCTCTGCGGTTTAATGCTAGGAAGCCTTTCCTAGAGTTAGCAAAGGATCTCGGAGTTGCAGATGCCACCATCCATGCCCGAGTTAAAAAGATGATCAATGAGGGTATTATCAAAGGCTTCGAGACAGTAATAGATGAAGAGAAGATGGGTTACGGGGTAACAGCCTTTATCGAGATCAGGGTTAAGCCTGGAGCAGCTGATGAGGTGGTCGCAAAGTTGAGCAAGACTGAAGGCGTATTAGAGGCGCATGAAATATATGGACACTGCGACATACTTTTGAAAGTTAGGACTAAAGGGCTAGCTGATTTAAGAGACAAGCTAGTGAAAGAGATAAGGGAACTTAGCGACGTGGTCTCCAGCGAAGCGTATACCGTGCTAAAAGTCGCGAAAGAAGAACGTAGTTTGCCAGTTTTCGCACATCAATAA
- a CDS encoding hemerythrin domain-containing protein yields the protein MNFQIFLRKAVPFHFEIEERSLFPMLERAAGFEKTLILDLVAEHKIIIKMISEFLAIVKSGIENEDRKRELVKIGGWIIEKLSAHAQREDAELLPLAHKVLDQEKLEELEKIVKNMIKTSQ from the coding sequence ATGAACTTTCAGATTTTTTTAAGGAAGGCTGTTCCCTTCCATTTTGAAATCGAGGAAAGAAGTCTCTTTCCAATGTTGGAACGAGCAGCCGGCTTCGAAAAGACATTAATCTTAGACTTGGTTGCTGAGCATAAAATCATAATAAAGATGATCTCCGAATTTCTAGCAATCGTAAAATCAGGCATTGAAAATGAGGACAGAAAGAGGGAACTCGTCAAGATTGGTGGGTGGATAATTGAAAAACTTTCAGCGCATGCACAGAGAGAAGATGCTGAACTGCTACCATTGGCCCATAAAGTTTTAGACCAAGAAAAACTTGAGGAACTCGAAAAAATAGTGAAAAACATGATCAAGACCTCACAGTAA
- a CDS encoding ADP-dependent glucokinase/phosphofructokinase, with protein MSIPKGRFATGLYTNWDSFVKVDEKTVSWVKSIGKVQPRELILTSIEEVAHTLEEAFTRGGGEHLISKELYDELNSMFSGRSKSLGGNGFHMGRALYSLGLLPLVSYPCRPPNLMAASPSFRVVDNGRLKFPKEAVRETDCEYEHIVFEFTRDLKLGIDAEGRQIFSWDMMSSSGLFDVDFLDYASTSKNIDVLILGYAHLLLPQHKRRTDELIDRLAHSQRPKVHLELGQGSEESVRYAMEKFSNSGCVDSWGMNEDECVTYLGAESYETSDLIEAVANGVKKYGLSRICVHSPEYVFSISRYTLERETEALQAGCLAAAALTFGGSSIRLNLAKAKSLPTSKVVRLAKGKGEGYNLCLIPTYVNPKPKVLTGLGDTFAGVQAAIALR; from the coding sequence GTGTCTATTCCTAAGGGGCGGTTTGCTACAGGTTTATACACGAACTGGGATTCCTTCGTAAAAGTCGACGAGAAGACTGTAAGTTGGGTTAAGAGTATCGGCAAGGTACAGCCAAGAGAGCTCATCCTAACCTCCATTGAAGAGGTAGCCCATACGCTTGAGGAGGCTTTCACTAGGGGTGGAGGAGAACACCTGATATCGAAGGAGCTCTATGATGAGCTAAATTCTATGTTTAGTGGGCGAAGTAAGTCCTTGGGAGGGAACGGCTTCCATATGGGGCGCGCCCTTTATTCGCTGGGTCTCCTACCACTGGTCTCATACCCTTGTAGACCGCCGAATCTGATGGCTGCCTCACCGAGCTTCAGGGTTGTTGATAACGGGAGACTGAAGTTTCCGAAGGAGGCGGTCAGAGAGACTGACTGTGAGTATGAGCACATCGTCTTCGAGTTTACTAGAGACCTCAAATTGGGTATTGATGCAGAAGGCAGGCAGATATTCTCTTGGGATATGATGTCCTCAAGCGGACTATTCGACGTTGACTTTCTGGACTACGCTTCAACATCTAAGAATATCGACGTGCTGATTCTCGGTTACGCTCATCTCCTGCTACCTCAACACAAAAGACGCACCGATGAACTCATCGATAGACTCGCCCACAGCCAGAGGCCGAAGGTTCACTTAGAACTTGGCCAGGGATCTGAGGAGTCTGTTAGATACGCTATGGAAAAGTTTAGCAACAGTGGCTGCGTTGACTCGTGGGGCATGAACGAGGATGAGTGTGTAACCTACCTTGGTGCCGAGTCCTACGAGACAAGCGATCTGATTGAGGCTGTAGCGAATGGTGTAAAGAAGTACGGGTTGAGTAGGATCTGCGTTCACTCTCCAGAGTATGTATTCTCGATCTCTAGGTATACTCTTGAGAGGGAGACGGAAGCTCTTCAGGCAGGATGTCTAGCCGCTGCTGCTTTAACGTTCGGAGGCAGTAGCATAAGGTTGAACCTCGCCAAGGCAAAGTCGCTACCTACATCAAAGGTTGTTAGACTCGCTAAGGGGAAGGGTGAAGGCTACAACTTATGCCTTATCCCCACCTATGTTAATCCTAAGCCAAAAGTGCTCACAGGTTTAGGGGATACCTTCGCCGGGGTTCAAGCAGCCATCGCCTTGAGGTAA